The following proteins are encoded in a genomic region of Gimesia algae:
- a CDS encoding serine/threonine-protein kinase, with protein MQKCISDSQIVHYLCNELDELENQYVQEHLNQCASCQKRTENYSEDKELKNWQECQQRQNQSGSSEHHPFSEQQLDRIFNSTISSINQPPSTAYSPSPHPGSGIHSQVDEELNQITIRVVGNYHLVEKIGQGGMGVVYRAIHARLKKQVVLKLLLNNQWDNDTQTQRFYREMELIGRLDHPNIVKATDAGEVDETCFLVMEYLSGHDLKTIIKSEKKISITSACYIVRQVANGLQYIHNHNLIHRDIKPSNLFLTLQGEVKVLDLGLAGLSQTNKHLSDLTDSQCIMGSVHYMAPEQAHSVKTIDHRADIYSLGCTFYKLLTGQTPFKQETQIATILAHREETAPRLSDLIPEIPEQLEELFQSMMKKDPVDRIQTMAEIVEILDRFLSQQNEIPLNESAETYLSESRELIELCKHTILTPPIEVMSTDVSTQMQASKHFVNQKRGILFLALILLFGLGTWGIGKALFPLPPPLEEPDPAPRHLIMPSPDQAQIEREAAVWLLNHDCEIVIDGIYEPVTQSQNLPEADFFIRQIKFHPQKVTREIMAPLKGLAKLEILRLEDCHVMDDALAPLNGKLTLKTLDLHETGLTNAGLSHISSLLNLTHISLQKNREITDEGLLALADLKKLSSINLDRLNITDSGLKFINHNPRLEWLNIKDTQITDNSIPDLIKLNRMKHLYLEGSKISDQGIQEIRNAYTGRDPIKY; from the coding sequence ATGCAAAAGTGTATTTCAGACAGCCAAATCGTTCATTATCTCTGCAATGAGCTTGATGAACTTGAGAATCAGTACGTCCAAGAACATCTGAATCAATGCGCAAGTTGTCAGAAGCGAACCGAGAACTACTCGGAGGACAAGGAACTGAAGAACTGGCAAGAATGCCAGCAACGGCAAAATCAGTCCGGTAGTTCAGAGCACCATCCTTTTTCAGAACAACAACTGGATCGTATTTTCAACTCGACAATCTCTTCCATCAATCAGCCACCGTCAACCGCCTATTCGCCGAGCCCACACCCCGGATCTGGAATTCACAGTCAAGTCGATGAGGAATTGAATCAGATTACAATCAGGGTCGTTGGAAATTACCATCTCGTTGAGAAAATTGGCCAGGGAGGGATGGGTGTAGTCTACAGGGCCATCCATGCTCGTCTGAAGAAACAGGTTGTCCTCAAATTACTGTTAAATAACCAATGGGACAATGACACACAGACACAAAGGTTCTATCGAGAGATGGAACTGATCGGACGGTTAGATCATCCCAATATCGTCAAAGCCACCGACGCCGGTGAGGTCGATGAAACTTGTTTTCTAGTCATGGAATATTTATCTGGCCATGATTTGAAAACAATAATCAAATCTGAAAAAAAAATCTCAATTACTTCTGCCTGTTATATTGTGCGGCAGGTCGCCAATGGTTTGCAATATATTCATAATCACAATCTCATTCACCGAGATATTAAACCATCAAATCTTTTTCTCACCCTGCAAGGTGAAGTGAAAGTTTTAGACCTCGGGTTAGCTGGCCTGAGCCAGACGAATAAACACTTGAGTGATCTGACAGACAGTCAGTGTATCATGGGGAGTGTGCATTATATGGCGCCCGAACAGGCACACAGTGTCAAAACAATCGATCATCGGGCAGATATCTACAGCCTGGGATGCACGTTTTATAAACTGCTGACCGGACAGACTCCGTTTAAACAGGAAACCCAGATTGCCACAATTCTTGCACATCGTGAAGAGACGGCTCCCCGACTGTCAGATCTGATTCCGGAGATTCCAGAACAGCTGGAGGAACTGTTTCAGTCGATGATGAAAAAAGATCCTGTCGATAGAATTCAGACTATGGCAGAAATTGTGGAAATACTGGACCGATTTCTGAGCCAGCAAAACGAAATTCCTCTCAATGAATCGGCGGAAACCTATCTAAGCGAAAGCCGGGAATTAATTGAACTCTGCAAGCATACCATTCTGACGCCACCGATTGAGGTCATGTCCACAGATGTCAGTACACAGATGCAAGCGTCGAAGCATTTCGTGAATCAAAAACGGGGCATTCTGTTTTTGGCACTGATCCTGCTGTTTGGTCTGGGAACATGGGGCATTGGCAAGGCCCTGTTCCCTCTCCCTCCCCCCTTAGAGGAACCAGATCCAGCGCCAAGACATCTTATTATGCCATCACCTGATCAGGCTCAAATTGAACGCGAAGCAGCAGTCTGGCTCCTGAATCATGACTGCGAAATCGTGATCGATGGAATCTATGAACCAGTAACCCAATCGCAGAATTTACCAGAAGCCGATTTTTTTATCAGACAGATCAAGTTTCATCCCCAGAAAGTCACGCGCGAGATTATGGCACCACTCAAGGGGTTGGCAAAACTAGAGATCCTGCGTCTGGAAGACTGCCATGTCATGGATGATGCACTTGCTCCTCTCAATGGAAAGTTAACCCTAAAAACTCTGGATTTGCATGAAACGGGTTTGACAAATGCAGGCCTCTCTCACATTAGCAGCCTGCTTAACCTGACGCACATTTCGCTTCAGAAAAATCGTGAGATCACTGACGAGGGTCTCCTGGCTCTGGCTGATCTAAAAAAGTTGAGTTCAATCAACCTGGACCGACTCAATATCACTGACAGCGGGCTCAAATTTATAAATCACAATCCCCGTCTGGAGTGGTTGAATATTAAAGACACGCAGATTACTGATAATTCAATTCCAGATCTGATTAAGCTGAACCGAATGAAGCATCTGTATCTTGAAGGTTCTAAAATTTCAGATCAGGGAATTCAGGAAATCAGAAATGCTTATACGGGTAGAGACCCCATCAAATATTAG
- a CDS encoding glycosyltransferase family 2 protein translates to MVGNAIWPYDTQSAIKQKPCKQHIPARSPQISIVIAARNNSAYLAETIESAFNQSIPCEVIYADDCSFDDSINIARQYQNQGLILLKSPCHTGVCETRNRGAELAKGEYLLFLDGDDILPKDYVEKHLEKMTPETPFVYGGAEAFGDYSTLWNAPEWTDGRLWLRNFVNTSALWNRQAFETAGRWRNKINTMWDWDLALRGSRLGTPVRSNAILLYRQHAGSWSANIKTKYQQRQEILLPQMRQICSRISIGSIISGRVADFFPQWISAITQSVNLINSSEPAELVLLDNTNNTDTLRKIRAEASRYVNTFETIRILPYPSSVTFSNEKERRDQTARFMARACNRLRVEMRGDIHWLIEDDILVPLEAGVNLISNLTADWVPPNAVSGCYRNRHTETQFVGGQFDDHHVVKAFSDIGNETRAVDYCGTGCLMYWKDRTPRYWNSHYRNIPAHDWEWCSQLKSLDGVLLMLPSVHCGHAKSTNEILY, encoded by the coding sequence ATGGTTGGAAACGCGATATGGCCGTATGACACTCAGTCTGCCATAAAACAAAAACCTTGCAAGCAACACATCCCCGCTCGATCTCCACAGATCAGTATTGTCATAGCAGCCCGTAATAACTCAGCCTATCTGGCTGAGACGATCGAGTCAGCTTTCAATCAGAGCATTCCGTGCGAAGTGATTTACGCAGATGACTGCAGCTTTGATGATTCAATCAACATCGCTCGACAGTATCAGAATCAGGGATTGATTCTTCTAAAGTCTCCCTGTCATACCGGTGTTTGTGAAACACGAAACAGAGGTGCAGAACTCGCAAAAGGGGAATACCTCCTGTTTCTGGATGGGGATGACATCCTGCCGAAAGACTATGTGGAAAAACATCTCGAAAAAATGACCCCAGAGACCCCGTTTGTCTATGGGGGTGCAGAAGCGTTTGGAGATTACTCCACGCTCTGGAATGCCCCGGAATGGACAGATGGAAGGCTCTGGTTAAGAAATTTTGTGAATACATCGGCCCTCTGGAATCGCCAGGCATTTGAAACTGCAGGCCGTTGGCGAAATAAGATCAATACCATGTGGGACTGGGATCTGGCATTACGAGGTTCCCGGCTGGGCACACCTGTACGCAGTAATGCGATTCTACTGTATCGTCAGCATGCAGGTTCCTGGTCAGCAAATATCAAAACGAAATATCAGCAGCGCCAGGAAATCCTACTGCCACAGATGCGCCAAATCTGCTCGCGTATCAGTATCGGTTCGATAATCAGTGGTAGAGTGGCTGACTTCTTTCCCCAGTGGATTTCTGCCATCACACAATCAGTGAATCTGATCAACAGCTCTGAACCAGCAGAATTGGTGCTTCTCGATAATACAAACAACACCGATACACTGAGAAAGATAAGAGCCGAAGCCAGTCGATACGTCAATACATTTGAAACCATTCGAATACTTCCGTACCCGAGTTCTGTCACTTTTTCCAATGAAAAAGAACGCAGAGACCAGACAGCACGTTTTATGGCCCGGGCTTGCAATCGATTGCGGGTTGAAATGCGGGGGGACATTCACTGGCTGATTGAAGATGACATCCTGGTCCCACTGGAAGCAGGCGTGAATTTAATCTCAAACTTGACAGCTGATTGGGTCCCCCCCAATGCGGTCTCCGGATGCTATCGCAATCGACATACAGAAACACAATTTGTCGGCGGTCAGTTTGATGACCATCATGTTGTGAAAGCCTTTTCTGATATTGGCAACGAAACCCGCGCAGTAGATTATTGCGGAACTGGCTGCCTGATGTACTGGAAAGATCGAACACCTCGTTACTGGAATAGCCACTACAGAAATATACCTGCTCATGACTGGGAATGGTGTTCCCAACTGAAGTCATTGGATGGTGTCCTACTGATGCTGCCATCGGTGCACTGTGGCCATGCAAAGTCTACCAACGAGATATTGTACTAA
- a CDS encoding GntR family transcriptional regulator, with amino-acid sequence MNEPQLVRGLGEQIVERLREDILSGRIAEGERLREVDLAKRFSVSRGPIREAIQKLAWEGVVETDRNKGALVSTSAPDEITELIIPLRCTIEKYAIRLLFDQLTEDDFLAWETILNKMKQACEAKDFALISEHDIAFHRALVKQANSPDLLAIWSAMVSRIRRHFRESHLQYQNPIQIYEEHLPIIEALRDGSLAEVLQTIENHIE; translated from the coding sequence ATGAATGAGCCTCAGTTGGTCCGTGGACTCGGCGAACAGATCGTGGAACGTCTTCGCGAAGATATTCTCTCCGGCAGGATAGCTGAGGGAGAACGACTGCGCGAGGTCGACCTTGCGAAACGATTCTCTGTCAGTCGTGGCCCGATCCGGGAAGCCATCCAGAAACTGGCCTGGGAAGGCGTTGTCGAGACGGATCGGAATAAGGGAGCACTGGTCTCCACATCAGCTCCCGATGAAATCACCGAATTAATTATCCCACTTCGCTGTACTATTGAAAAATATGCCATTCGACTGTTATTCGACCAGTTGACGGAAGACGACTTTCTTGCCTGGGAAACGATTCTGAATAAGATGAAACAGGCGTGCGAGGCCAAAGACTTTGCCCTGATTTCCGAACATGATATTGCCTTTCACCGTGCCCTCGTCAAGCAAGCCAATTCTCCTGATCTGTTAGCCATCTGGTCGGCCATGGTTTCACGTATCCGCAGGCACTTTCGGGAATCACATCTGCAATATCAAAATCCCATCCAGATCTATGAGGAACATCTACCGATCATCGAGGCGCTTCGTGACGGCAGTCTGGCAGAAGTATTACAGACCATAGAAAATCACATCGAATAA
- a CDS encoding PSD1 and planctomycete cytochrome C domain-containing protein — protein sequence MKFFLYSLIGLFILIWLSPVECLSAEPTQPTHREKELYFEQHVRPLLIKHCQECHGAKKQFAELRLDSRPALLKGGESGPAVKVNHPENSLLMSAVRRESLEMPPDNSLTPGEIEILSVWIRQGAVWPQSADSKQPTTIDYTKHWSFQPIQDPAIPPVKNKDWPHNNIDYFILSRLEKAGLQPAPTAISAVLLKRIFWDLTGLLPTQEQIQSFTSNDQKSMVDSAVTAQLASLHYGERWGRHWLDLARYADTKGYVFFEKPAFHFAYTYRDYVINSLNQDKPFDQFIREQLAADYLKEELPHESQAALGFITLGPRFKNDIHDIISDRIDVVTRGFLGLTVGCARCHNHKYDPVSTEDYYSLYGVFRNSLVPLDLPFRKQNHLSSELQEQAVKMQSAARELNNLYEGQHQKVLQDTSERLAEYLIVAQSRRQGPDTVKFDVIVDGDDLNPEVLLLWQEFLDITEKSADPVFSIWQKLDSIPEQMFASQAADVLERIIAASNPDSVQSLLASHLLKKNPRQFNDIIRGYATLFHEIDHDWAHRIVVARKPEQKQNQQPFPIARRQYLDSFYSPHSPLTIPLHGYTVLKLFPDRKLQEKVKALNAALDQARAQAPIELAQMMTLRDADQIIEPRVFKRGNPGSPGQPVTRKYLSYFEQVSDEQFQQGSGRLELANAISSSRNPLTARVIVNRVWQHHFGQGIVSTPSDFGIQGARPSHPELLDHLATWFIQNGWSIKKLHRYIMQSATYQQSSISHETGEKLDPANKLLWRMNRRRQDFESMRDTLLQVSHQLDSTVGGKSVSGITSDSNRRRTLYTFINRQEVPGLLRTFDFPSPDVSTGTRNSTSVPGQSLFLMNHPLVLKSAFILGNESEQAETPTAGIQHLYRSILQRDPTQSEISEMLEFVAKDQIKLKTEPTRSEWEYGYASYDLITKTLSDFQPLLHWNGKQYQGGDRLPDSKIGWVFLDQTGGHPGNDLDHVAVIRWRAPDEITVSLTGVLKHELPQGNGIRGRVLVNNQLALGPWTLHENTAKTDIKSIKLKKNQTIDFVVDIAGHLGFDSFIWSLDITANSPELTTVSKSEPQPPLVRQWNYSKDFRKPAPVPVTSWQSLAQILLLSNEFQFID from the coding sequence ATGAAATTCTTTCTGTACAGTCTGATCGGGCTTTTCATACTGATCTGGCTCTCACCCGTCGAATGCCTTTCAGCAGAACCGACTCAGCCCACTCACCGCGAAAAAGAGCTGTATTTTGAACAACATGTGCGTCCCTTATTGATCAAGCACTGTCAGGAATGTCATGGCGCGAAAAAACAGTTTGCCGAACTGAGACTGGATTCCCGTCCCGCGCTGCTGAAAGGAGGGGAAAGTGGCCCGGCTGTTAAGGTGAATCATCCAGAAAACAGCCTGTTGATGAGTGCCGTCCGTCGTGAATCTCTGGAAATGCCGCCCGATAATTCTCTGACACCAGGTGAAATAGAAATCCTGTCAGTCTGGATCAGACAGGGAGCCGTCTGGCCTCAATCTGCAGATTCGAAACAGCCAACCACCATTGACTACACAAAACACTGGTCATTTCAGCCTATTCAAGACCCCGCCATTCCACCGGTAAAAAATAAGGACTGGCCACATAATAACATCGACTATTTTATTCTCTCCCGACTCGAAAAGGCAGGACTGCAGCCAGCGCCCACAGCGATATCTGCCGTACTCCTGAAACGCATTTTCTGGGACCTGACGGGATTGCTGCCCACACAGGAGCAGATTCAGAGCTTCACAAGTAACGATCAGAAATCGATGGTTGATTCAGCAGTCACAGCACAACTGGCTTCCCTGCATTACGGTGAGCGCTGGGGCAGACACTGGCTCGATCTGGCACGTTATGCGGATACCAAAGGATACGTTTTTTTCGAGAAACCTGCCTTCCACTTCGCCTACACATACCGTGACTATGTGATCAACAGCTTGAATCAGGACAAGCCCTTCGACCAGTTCATCCGTGAACAACTCGCCGCCGATTACCTGAAAGAAGAGCTGCCTCATGAATCACAGGCAGCACTCGGTTTCATCACCCTTGGACCACGCTTCAAAAATGATATACATGACATCATTTCTGACCGCATCGATGTGGTCACGCGTGGTTTCCTGGGTCTAACCGTCGGATGTGCCCGTTGTCACAACCATAAATATGATCCTGTTTCCACCGAAGATTATTATTCGCTGTATGGTGTCTTTCGAAATTCACTTGTACCCCTTGATCTTCCGTTTCGCAAACAGAATCATCTCTCGTCTGAGCTTCAGGAACAAGCAGTAAAAATGCAATCCGCAGCCAGAGAGCTGAACAACCTGTACGAAGGACAACACCAAAAAGTATTACAGGACACTTCGGAACGCCTGGCAGAATATCTGATTGTCGCACAGTCACGCAGACAGGGTCCGGACACCGTCAAATTCGACGTGATCGTGGATGGCGATGATCTCAATCCTGAAGTGTTACTGCTCTGGCAGGAATTTCTTGACATCACTGAAAAATCTGCGGACCCGGTGTTTTCGATCTGGCAGAAACTGGACTCGATTCCTGAGCAAATGTTTGCCTCCCAGGCGGCGGATGTACTCGAACGGATCATTGCTGCATCTAATCCTGATTCAGTTCAAAGCCTGCTTGCCTCTCATCTGTTGAAAAAGAATCCACGGCAATTCAATGACATCATTCGTGGCTACGCAACACTCTTCCATGAGATCGATCACGATTGGGCTCACAGAATTGTCGTGGCCAGAAAACCAGAACAGAAACAAAATCAGCAACCGTTTCCTATTGCCAGACGGCAATATCTGGATTCGTTTTACAGCCCACATTCACCCCTGACCATTCCTTTGCACGGGTATACGGTTCTAAAACTCTTTCCAGACAGAAAACTTCAGGAAAAAGTGAAAGCATTAAATGCCGCGCTCGATCAGGCGCGCGCTCAGGCACCAATTGAACTCGCGCAAATGATGACGCTCCGTGACGCCGATCAAATCATCGAACCGCGCGTTTTCAAACGGGGTAACCCCGGATCACCGGGTCAACCGGTCACCAGAAAGTACCTGAGTTATTTCGAACAGGTATCGGACGAACAGTTTCAACAGGGAAGTGGGAGACTGGAACTGGCCAACGCGATTTCCTCTTCCCGGAATCCACTCACCGCCCGCGTCATCGTGAACCGAGTCTGGCAGCATCATTTTGGCCAGGGTATCGTCTCCACTCCCAGTGACTTTGGAATACAGGGGGCTCGCCCTTCGCATCCGGAGTTGCTGGATCATCTCGCTACCTGGTTCATACAAAATGGCTGGTCGATTAAAAAACTCCATCGCTACATCATGCAGTCAGCAACTTACCAGCAATCAAGCATTTCCCACGAAACGGGGGAGAAACTTGATCCCGCCAACAAACTGCTATGGAGAATGAATCGTCGTCGACAGGACTTCGAATCGATGCGCGATACCCTGCTCCAGGTAAGCCATCAACTGGATTCAACAGTCGGCGGCAAATCGGTCTCGGGGATTACCTCTGATTCCAATCGTCGTCGTACCCTCTACACTTTCATCAACCGCCAGGAGGTTCCAGGCCTGCTGCGAACTTTCGACTTCCCCTCTCCAGATGTCAGTACAGGCACCCGCAATTCGACTTCGGTTCCCGGACAGTCGCTGTTTCTGATGAATCACCCTCTGGTCCTGAAATCTGCGTTCATCCTGGGTAATGAATCAGAACAGGCTGAAACTCCAACAGCGGGGATTCAACATCTCTATCGGAGCATATTGCAACGCGATCCGACTCAATCGGAAATCAGTGAGATGCTTGAATTCGTCGCTAAAGATCAGATCAAACTCAAAACAGAACCAACTCGTTCCGAATGGGAGTACGGCTATGCCTCCTATGACCTGATTACAAAAACTCTGAGCGATTTCCAACCCTTACTGCACTGGAATGGTAAACAGTATCAGGGGGGAGATCGTCTGCCCGATTCCAAAATCGGTTGGGTCTTTTTAGACCAGACCGGCGGGCACCCCGGTAATGATCTGGATCATGTCGCTGTAATCCGCTGGCGCGCTCCTGACGAAATAACGGTGTCTCTGACAGGCGTTCTCAAACACGAACTCCCACAGGGAAATGGAATTCGCGGTCGAGTACTCGTCAATAATCAGTTGGCACTCGGTCCCTGGACACTACATGAAAACACTGCAAAAACTGATATTAAATCAATCAAACTGAAGAAAAATCAGACGATCGATTTCGTCGTCGATATTGCAGGACATCTTGGCTTTGATTCGTTTATCTGGTCGCTGGATATCACAGCAAACTCACCTGAATTAACAACCGTCTCCAAATCCGAACCACAGCCACCACTGGTTCGACAGTGGAACTATTCCAAAGATTTTCGCAAACCCGCACCAGTACCAGTTACTTCCTGGCAGAGTCTTGCTCAGATTCTCCTCTTATCCAATGAATTTCAGTTTATCGATTAA
- a CDS encoding DUF1501 domain-containing protein, whose translation MSLTQLTRLAPQFSRRELLTRSGMGMGMLALAELTARENAQAAGREMPVTRHHPAQAKQVVHLFMNGGPSHVDTFDPKPLLKKFHGKPLPNPNLPTERKTAGALGSPFQFKKYGESGIEVSELFDKTAAHIDEMCIIRSMHSDIPNHEPSLLLMNCGDNALPRPSFGSWVNYGLGSLNENLPGFVVLCPNGFPVVGPKNWRSAFLPGAFQGTHLDTKETSVSRLIENISNPQTPKRQRRQLDLLQKINQRHLDQRGHDSLLEARIQSFELAYRMQFAASDVLDLSKEPKHIQEMYGDGLQGRQLLMTRRLLEKGVRFIQVWHSGGQEWDNHSGIEKNLRRLCGQWDQPIAAFLTDLKQRGMLDSTLLLWGGEFGRTPVAELPSMSGRDHNHYGFSMWMAGGGVKGGYVHGATDETGFAASENKVHVHDLHATMLHLLGIDHERLTYRYAGRDFRLTDVHGHVVKDIIS comes from the coding sequence ATGTCCCTCACCCAGCTTACACGACTGGCACCACAATTTTCCCGGCGTGAATTGCTGACCCGCTCTGGCATGGGAATGGGTATGCTGGCGCTGGCAGAACTCACCGCGCGGGAAAATGCCCAAGCTGCCGGCAGAGAAATGCCAGTCACACGACATCATCCGGCTCAAGCCAAGCAGGTCGTGCATCTGTTTATGAACGGGGGCCCCTCACATGTCGACACCTTCGACCCTAAACCGCTACTCAAAAAGTTTCACGGAAAACCTCTGCCCAATCCAAACCTGCCCACAGAACGTAAAACAGCCGGCGCACTGGGGTCCCCTTTCCAGTTTAAAAAGTATGGCGAGTCCGGCATTGAGGTCAGTGAACTGTTTGACAAAACTGCAGCCCATATTGATGAGATGTGTATCATCCGCTCAATGCATTCTGATATTCCCAATCATGAACCTTCTCTATTACTCATGAACTGCGGAGACAATGCACTGCCACGCCCCAGCTTCGGATCCTGGGTGAATTATGGCCTCGGTTCACTCAATGAAAATCTACCCGGCTTTGTCGTGCTCTGCCCGAACGGCTTTCCCGTCGTCGGACCCAAAAACTGGCGTTCCGCCTTTCTGCCAGGTGCCTTCCAGGGAACACATCTCGATACCAAAGAGACTTCAGTTTCCCGCCTGATTGAAAATATCAGCAATCCCCAAACGCCAAAACGACAACGACGTCAGCTGGATCTACTACAGAAAATTAATCAACGCCATCTGGATCAACGGGGCCACGACTCACTGCTCGAAGCGCGAATCCAGTCTTTCGAACTGGCTTACCGCATGCAGTTTGCAGCATCGGATGTGCTCGATCTCTCCAAAGAACCCAAACATATACAGGAAATGTATGGAGACGGCTTACAGGGACGCCAACTGTTAATGACCCGTCGTCTTCTGGAAAAAGGAGTACGCTTCATTCAGGTCTGGCATAGTGGCGGACAGGAATGGGACAATCATAGTGGCATCGAAAAAAACTTGCGACGTCTATGTGGACAATGGGACCAGCCCATCGCCGCGTTTCTGACGGATTTGAAACAACGGGGTATGCTTGATTCCACCCTGCTGCTTTGGGGAGGCGAATTTGGCAGAACCCCGGTCGCAGAACTCCCTTCCATGAGTGGACGTGACCATAACCACTACGGCTTCAGCATGTGGATGGCCGGAGGCGGCGTCAAAGGGGGATACGTCCACGGTGCCACTGATGAAACAGGTTTCGCTGCATCAGAAAATAAAGTCCACGTCCATGACCTGCACGCGACAATGCTGCATTTGCTGGGAATCGATCACGAACGACTCACCTATCGATACGCCGGACGGGACTTTCGTTTAACCGACGTCCACGGTCATGTCGTCAAAGACATTATCTCATAA
- a CDS encoding mandelate racemase/muconate lactonizing enzyme family protein, with protein MKIEQITCQILRSGSVTNKTASCQDSVLVRIKTDNGLEGIGEADSSPEVVKAIIDAPYSHNVACGLRELLIGENPLETERLWQKMYRHTMYFGRTGVTITAMAAIDMALWDLKGKHFGEPIHRLLGGQYHSEFQAYASILFGKDGQETCDIGQRWIENGYTAVKFGWEPMGQSEQLDIELVAGAREGMGDGILLIDAGCVWDARTALQRAHAFSEYNIGWLEEPLFPHDIAGYAWLKDRSPVPIAAGEEECGRESFRPYFEQRALDVYQIDLARNGFTEASYLKQRVAEIGARPCNHCYTSPITVAASLHWLATCKDAFIFEDCVEDEPLRHELTLEKVQAENGVIQVPNRPGLGITLNEDFVAAHIVAESN; from the coding sequence ATGAAAATTGAACAAATCACCTGCCAGATCTTACGTTCCGGTTCTGTCACCAACAAAACAGCCAGCTGTCAGGATTCGGTGCTGGTCCGCATTAAAACGGACAATGGCCTGGAAGGCATCGGGGAAGCGGACTCCTCACCAGAAGTCGTCAAAGCCATCATTGATGCCCCCTACAGTCATAATGTGGCCTGCGGTTTGCGAGAACTACTCATCGGAGAAAACCCGCTCGAAACTGAACGTCTCTGGCAGAAAATGTATCGCCACACCATGTACTTCGGCAGAACCGGTGTCACCATCACCGCGATGGCAGCCATCGATATGGCTCTCTGGGACCTGAAAGGCAAACACTTTGGGGAACCCATCCATCGCTTGCTGGGGGGACAGTATCACTCTGAATTCCAGGCGTATGCCTCTATCCTGTTTGGTAAAGATGGTCAGGAAACCTGTGACATCGGTCAGCGCTGGATTGAAAATGGTTACACTGCAGTCAAATTTGGCTGGGAACCAATGGGTCAGTCAGAACAGCTTGATATTGAACTGGTCGCGGGAGCACGTGAAGGGATGGGCGATGGTATTTTATTGATTGATGCCGGCTGTGTCTGGGATGCTCGTACCGCATTACAACGGGCACACGCTTTCTCCGAATACAATATCGGCTGGCTCGAAGAACCTCTCTTTCCTCATGACATCGCCGGCTATGCCTGGCTGAAAGATCGCTCTCCGGTTCCCATCGCTGCCGGCGAAGAAGAGTGTGGTCGCGAATCGTTCCGCCCCTACTTTGAACAACGCGCCCTGGATGTCTATCAGATCGACCTCGCCCGCAATGGATTTACCGAAGCCAGTTACCTGAAACAACGGGTCGCAGAAATCGGTGCCCGTCCCTGTAATCACTGTTACACCAGTCCAATTACTGTCGCCGCCAGTCTGCACTGGCTGGCCACCTGCAAAGATGCCTTCATCTTCGAAGACTGTGTGGAAGATGAGCCACTGCGACACGAGTTGACTCTCGAAAAAGTACAAGCTGAAAATGGAGTGATTCAGGTACCCAACCGTCCCGGTCTCGGCATCACTCTGAATGAAGATTTCGTTGCAGCACATATCGTCGCTGAATCGAACTGA